Proteins from a single region of Mytilus trossulus isolate FHL-02 chromosome 2, PNRI_Mtr1.1.1.hap1, whole genome shotgun sequence:
- the LOC134704847 gene encoding probable transcriptional regulatory protein TTE1135 has protein sequence MNCKQLFSLRAGIRIQDVLTKIQLKNNISILSSTCHSGGTLTLLRQKHMCCYMSDSRYRITFKDKTKVSKSGSVLSFSDIFYQQSRQKGHSHWQNIKHTKGEQDAIRGKDTQMLTLRIKNALKDNASTDPKVNNELGRCIDSAKQKNIAMDTILRIIKNTASKTESSREEIIECSGVGGLKFIIQAFTDLPKRTRPDIQGKLKKFGATIDKQGTATRSFERKGFVDVELGEGDSRNHDDHIELAIEAEADDVSMETNEEGIDILQFECNYLVVNQVRKYLQSKGLNIVYAESVFIPIQTSVVQMNSDNMEKLYKLIDKVKEVEGVEEVFINAEPES, from the exons ATGAATTGCAAACAGCTGTTTTCACTGAGAGCAGGGATTCGTATCCAAGATGTTCTAACCAAAATTCAATTAAAGAACAATATTAGCATTTTATCCTCAACATGTCATAGTGGTGGAACATTAACATTATTGAGGCAAAAACACATGTGCTGTTATATGTCAGATTCTAGATATAGAATTACATTTAAGGACAAGACAAAAGTATCCAAGTCTGGTTCAGTTTTAAGTTTTAgtgatattttttatcaacaaagTAGACAGAAAGGACATAGCCATTGGCAAAATATTAAACACACTAAAGGTGAACAGGACGCTATAAGAGGAAAGGATACACAAATGTTAACATTAAGGATAAAAAATGCTCTCAAAG ATAATGCCTCAACAGATCCTAAAGTAAACAATGAATTGGGAAGATGTATTGATTCTgctaaacagaaaaacattgCTATGGACACCATTCTTAGGATAATCAAGAACACA GCATCAAAGACTGAGAGTTCTCGTGAGGAGATAATAGAATGTTCCGGTGTTGGTGGATTGAAGTTTATCATACAAGCTTTTACAGATCTTCCAAAGAGAACCAGACCAGATATTCAAGGCAAACTTAAAAAATTTGG GGCAACAATAGATAAACAAGGTACAGCTACACGTAGTTTTGAGAGGAAAGGTTTTGTAGATGTTGAGCTCGGTGAAGGAGACAGCAGAAACCATGATGATCATATAGAATTAGCTATTGAAGCCGAGGCTGATGATGTCTCCATGGAAACCAATGAGGAAGGAATAGATATACTACAG TTTGAATGTAACTATTTAGTTGTGAACCAAGTGAGGAAGTATTTACAATCTAAAGGTTTGAATATAGTTTATGCTGAATCAGTGTTTATACCAATCCAAACTTCAGTTGTTCAAATGAATTCAGATAACATGGAAAAACTGTACAAACTTATAGACAAAGTCAAAGAGGTAGAAGGTGTAGAAGAAGTGTTTATTAATGCTGAGCCAGAAAGTTGA
- the LOC134708649 gene encoding zinc finger protein 862-like codes for MFDGTSKVHNKIICQENCTSLSNDEIKRVSGQKDKFQHNWLQDKAISFCSKTTYWWLVNVEGCGMYCLLCKKHHTINSQNKASSFGDIPSVRMKKSALTDHIASKKHQGAIEAEMLSRVSVFQKELTEKSQVENNVLFMAFSAMYWLAKEGIANEKISTLLKLLENIGLSEMKFFQHRSRASLRDIFTTLGLQTENDLVEKVKAADCFSVLLDDSSDVSTIEQMICYVNFWNGNAYDINFLFIENVLKNASSANAENLYNVVKSKLISLGLDMSKLSGISTDGASVMVGKKGGLVKKLKDDNPALVAIHCICHRLALACIDTCGDLQYIKEMEGHMTHIWKIFHYSPVKLAALMKAQTEVHKMTLSEPARKLLTRTMKKACQTRWLSFNNAVQSLYQELVPVIQTLNLFSGDATSYGLMKKIAQLKFIGTLYILQSVLPILSDLSKLFQKGNVNFFMICPGLESTQHKLRSLSKDDIFDSLRADLSPNGLLGTLDVTVSEFTMSQLAVTMSKYVDALCKNIDARFQQSPLLAAFAVFDIRCLPERGTDEFSQYGSKDIHILADHFFGTQEDTEEMLAEWINFKFNLSSWKKEVPMEILNCKVEETPMEWALKKLLIMKTSMIHFFPHLVKVAEIIMTLPVSNAWPERGFSRMKLVKTCLRNRLQNDILQSLLHISLNGPSLGSKEADSYVRKSVTTWLSAKPRRKLPKVKPVLEKEKEQDPADPVAVASCSTQTEEASNLDLLQLEYDKAVRVLQLAKFAQKVVSGDGIIDDFEYEEDNDDDDNDFDVCNDY; via the coding sequence ATGTTTGATGGCACCAGTAAAgtacataataaaattatctgTCAGGAAAACTGTACATCACTTTCTAATGATGAAATTAAACGTGTGTCTGGTCAGAAGGATAAGTTCCAGCATAATTGGCTGCAAGACAAAGCTATTTCGTTCTGCTCAAAAACCACATACTGGTGGTTAGTTAATGTTGAAGGTTGTGGAATGTACTGTCTCCTGTGCAAAAAACACCACACCATTAATTCTCAAAATAAAGCTTCCTCATTCGGAGACATTCCATCGGTGAGGATGAAGAAGTCAGCATTGACTGATCACATTGCTTCTAAAAAACACCAAGGTGCAATTGAGGCTGAAATGCTTAGCAGGGTGTCAGTATTCCAAAAAGAATTGACGGAAAAAAGTCAGGTAGAAAACAATGTCCTATTTATGGCCTTTTCTGCAATGTACTGGTTGGCCAAAGAAGgcattgccaatgagaaaatttCAACTTTGCTTAAACTTTTAGAAAACATAGGTTTGTCTGAAATGAAATTCTTTCAGCATAGATCAAGAGCTTCTCTCCGTGACATCTTCACTACATTAGGCCTACAAACAGAAAATGATCTTGTAGAAAAGGTCAAAGCTGCAGATTGTTTTTCTGTCTTGCTAGATGACTCCTCAGATGTTTCAACCATAGAGCAGATGATTTGTTATGTAAACTTTTGGAATGGAAATGCTTATGACATTAACTTTCTATTCATAGAAAATGTTCTGAAAAATGCATCTTCTGCAAATGCAGAAAACCTGTACAATGTTGTAAAATCTAAACTTATTTCATTAGGCCTTGATATGAGTAAATTATCTGGTATTAGCACAGACGGTGCATCAGTAATGGTTGGCAAAAAGGGAGGGcttgttaaaaaattgaaagatgACAACCCTGCCCTTGTTGCCATCCATTGTATTTGCCACCGTCTTGCTTTGGCATGTATTGACACATGTGGAGATTTACAGTATATTAAGGAAATGGAGGGTCATATGACGCACATTTGGAAGATTTTCCATTATTCTCCTGTCAAGTTAGCAGCTTTAATGAAGGCCCAGACAGAAGTCCACAAGATGACTCTGTCTGAACCCGCAAGAAAGCTACTAACAAGGACGATGAAGAAAGCATGTCAAACTAGGTGGCTTTCATTCAACAATGCTGTACAGAGTTTATATCAAGAGCTTGTTCCAGTTATTcaaactttgaacttgttttcaGGTGATGCTACCTCCTATggtttaatgaaaaaaatagcacAGCTCAAGTTCATAGGAACATTGTACATACTTCAAAGTGTGCTGCCAATACTCTCAGACTTGAGTAAGTTGTTTCAAAAGGGAAATGTCAATTTCTTCATGATATGTCCTGGTCTGGAGAGTACGCAGCACAAGTTGAGGTCTTTGTCGAAGGATGACATTTTTGATTCCTTGAGAGCTGATCTGAGTCCCAATGGTCTACTTGGTACACTGGACGTCACAGTAAGTGAGTTTACCATGAGTCAGCTGGCAGTCACAATGTCCAAGTATGTGGATGCTCTTTGCAAAAACATTGATGCTAGATTTCAGCAGTCCCCTCTTCTGGCAGCATTTGCTGTTTTTGATATCAGATGTCTACCAGAGAGGGGGACTGATGAATTCAGTCAATATGGAAGCAAGGACATCCACATACTTGCAGATCATTTTTTTGGGACTCAGGAAGACACTGAAGAAATGCTGGCAGAGTGGATCAACTTTAAGTTCAATCTTTCCTCCTGGAAAAAAGAAGTCCCTATGGAAATTTTGAACTGTAAAGTTGAAGAAACTCCAATGGAGTGGGCTTTGAAAAAGCTTCTGATCATGAAGACGTCCATGATCCACTTCTTTCCTCACCTAGTGAAGGTGGCAGAGATTATTATGACTCTGCCAGTGTCAAATGCCTGGCCAGAGAGGGGTTTCAGTAGAATGAAACTTGTGAAAACTTGTTTGAGGAATAGATTGCAAAATGACATCTTGCAATCTCTTCTTCATATAAGTCTGAACGGTCCTTCACTAGGGAGTAAAGAAGCAGACAGCTATGTCAGAAAAAGCGTCACAACATGGTTGTCTGCAAAACCAAGGAGAAAGTTGCCAAAAGTTAAACCAGTGCTAGAGAAAGAAAAGGAGCAGGATCCAGCTGATCCAGTAGCTGTAGCAAGCTGTAGCACACAAACAGAGGAAGCATCCAATCTAGACTTACTTCAGTTGGAATATGACAAGGCTGTTCGTGTGCTACAGTTGGCTAAGTTTGCTCAAAAGGTGGTTAGTGGAGATGGGATTATTGATGATTTCGAGTATGAAGAagataatgatgatgatgacaaTGATTTTGATGTTTGCAATGATTATTAA